A portion of the Callithrix jacchus isolate 240 chromosome 21, calJac240_pri, whole genome shotgun sequence genome contains these proteins:
- the OLIG1 gene encoding oligodendrocyte transcription factor 1: MYYAVSQARVNAAPGTMLRPQRPGDVQLGASLYELVGYRQPPSSSSSSSSTTTAPPLPKAAREKPEAPAEPSGTGPGSGAHTGGSARPDAKEEQQQQLRRKINSRERKRMQDLNLAMDALREVILPYSAAHCQGAPGRKLSKIATLLLARNYILLLGSSLQELRRALGEGAGPAAPRLLLAGLPLLAAAPGSVLLAPGAVGPPDALRPAKYLSLALDEPPCGQFALPGGGAGGPGICTCAVCKFPHLVPASLGLAAVQAQFSK; the protein is encoded by the coding sequence ATGTACTATGCGGTTTCCCAGGCGCGCGTGAACGCGGCCCCCGGGACCATGCTGCGGCCACAGCGGCCCGGAGACGTGCAGCTCGGGGCCTCTCTCTACGAGCTGGTGGGCTACAGGCAgccgccctcctcctcctcctcctcctcctccaccacgaCGGCCCCCCCCCTCCCCAAGGCTGCGCGCGAGAAGCCGGAGGCGCCGGCCGAGCCTTCAGGCACAGGGCCCGGGTCCGGCGCGCACACGGGCGGCAGCGCGCGGCCGGACGCcaaggaggagcagcagcagcagctgcggCGCAAGATCAACAGCCGCGAGCGGAAGCGCATGCAGGACCTGAACCTGGCCATGGACGCGCTGCGCGAGGTCATCCTGCCCTACTCCGCGGCGCACTGCCAGGGCGCGCCAGGCCGCAAGCTCTCCAAGATCGCCACGCTGCTGCTCGCCCGCAACTACATCCTGCTGCTGGGCAGCTCGCTGCAGGAGCTGCGCCGCGCGCTGGGCGAGGGCGCTGGGCCCGCCGCGCCGCGTCTGCTGCTGGCCGGGCTGCCCCTGCTTGCCGCCGCACCCGGCTCCGTGCTGCTGGCGCCCGGAGCTGTAGGACCCCCCGACGCGCTGCGCCCCGCCAAGTACCTGTCGCTGGCGCTGGACGAGCCACCGTGCGGCCAGTTCGCGCTCCCAGGCGGCGGCGCGGGCGGCCCCGGCATCTGCACCTGCGCCGTCTGCAAGTTTCCGCACCTGGTCCCGGCCAGCCTGGGCCTGGCCGCCGTGCAGGCGCAGTTCTCCAAGTGA